ACATCACCTGCCACTCGTTTCAAGGTGCAAAAGAGAGAAACAAACATATTCCTATTCAGAGAGTCACCTATGAACCCTGCACTGTTAAAGAAGTATAAGGCCTACAAAGTGTAATAACACTGCAAAGAAAATCATATTGTCAACTGATATGCAAAAAAGGCTTCATATTCTTGTGAATAGCTGGAAATTTCATCACAGAGGTGAATTTTATACACAAAATGGAATTTTGAAAGAGAAGGAAATAGAACAAagcttcatttttttcatttcagttGTTTgcattacaaattaaaaatacttttatcatTCTACAACAGTGTTGAGAAGAGGCTATTCTCGACATGACGAGATACAGTGGCCCCTTGCTttgaattgtagagagagaaaattccaaaaataaagaaagttgTAGTGTCGAGCGGTGATCTCAATTAGTGAATCCATTCTTCAATTTGGCTGAAATTTTTGCAGGCCTGTTGGGACATGTGGTTCTACATTGTAGAGGTGAGACTGTCATTTGGTAGCTGCTAGAGGTGATTTTCCGTGCTTGACAATGTACTGTTTTTGGAgagatttttccaatttttctcttGTTTGGCTTACACCCTTGTTGGTGATGGCCATTGGAATTGCTATACTCCAAGAAGGGGTTGTTCACGATATATGTTGAAGACTTGAGATGTTGTTAGCCTCTAGGAAGACTTGACTGTAATATTTGTTGAGCTATATGAAAGTTTGAAGTGGACTACGGCCCCGGGGGTCTTCCCTTATTGAAGGATTTTTCACCTAAATCTTGATGACTTTTTTTGTATGTATGACCGTGTGATTTAATTCTTGTGACATATGGGTAATTTGCTTTAGAGGGAAGAGGTGATTTGGGCTGTTGTTTTCTACTTACGGTTTGCCTTGCTTCATTCATGAATAACGGAACCCATTATAAAACAGGGACAAATATTTGGAAATTCGAAATATTATTTGCTTTCTTTCTCCAactatttgtttttttctaaAGAACCAAATAGAGCTCAATCTGAACGAAGTTAAGAGAGAAGAGTACCAATGTTAGTGTCTATGTGGCGTTGGAGAAATTGAATAGGATCGAACTGCGGCAGATCACAGTGATGAGGCTTCCACCGCCACTTGACAATGTCAATAGCGTTGGATTTGTTACCCGCAATGCAGTTCCAGCCCTTGTAGATCTCCTTGCAAGTGTGGTCGTACCGTGACGGTCCGGCCGCCGGATCGTAGATCCACTTCCCATCCAAGTAATCGCAGGCTCCACCTGCTTCACGCTTCTCCGTCTCGCCAACTCCGGCGGAGTCGAGCTCGAAGTTCCGGTGGTCGGGAGGGAGAGAGGGACCGGAGGAGGAGACTCtgaagaaagagagagcgaCGAATAGAGAGGCGACGCCGAGGAGGGAAACGGAAAGGAAGAGGACGGGGGTGAGAGAAGTCTTCTTCGTGGAGTGATGGCGGTGGTCTCTGGTAGCCATGGAGGATGCTGATGCACAATGGCGGCGCACGTTAGCCCTCACTCCTATGTCTGGCACGATCATTAACCGCCTACATCTTcatatttttgacaaaaaaaataaattttcaatttcaaattcaataaattttatatataattaataatgagaaAGCTTTTTAAAATGGgtaacaattaaataaatgtcatttttaattaatatataatttatcacattttatttttaatttttaaaatataataaatatattttatgtttaaaaacaaTATACACTTATTATATCTTAATCATGCGTGtcatatgtaaaataataactaccattattcttataaaattattttgtatgaaaaGATATCttaaactcaaaaataaatttaaaagcttGTAAAAGTTATGGTAAATCaagttttatattaaaaaaataaatttaaaataatctttaaaacaaatatatctCTTTAGGGTTAAGtacattattttttctttttttgtaacatattaaatcaataaatatttttattaaaaattaaataaataaataaattaaagtacataattttatttttttcttaataaaaagaaatttcaagaatATGGATAACTTAATAAAAgccctgatttttttttttttttaacgtgAAAAATTCGAGAGATTCTTAATACACAAACAATCTTCGGTCCAAGTTATCTCACTCTCTATAAACTCGCAGTCCACTTAAATCCGACGtaaaaatacaaacaagttCACCACCAGGCGAAGCCCAAGGCCTAGTCCATCATATAGACACAAATCATTGCATAATTCCACACCGATGcagtaaattaataaatcaatttcaaatgtaATTAGAATTAAACAGTCCATCCTCGGGGCACAATTTGCTCAAAATCAGACAAAAAGGGAAGTGTTTATAGCATTCAACATAGCTCAATGTGTGCTAAAAAAGAGTTTACTACAGTGCCAGTATAAAAAGCTCCAGCATTTGGGAGCAAGAATCTACAAAGATAAACCCTAGCAAGGGCTAATAATACACAATCTTTCCTCAATAAATTTCAATCAACAGATATCTATTGTCACATAATTTAGACACCAAAAGAAAGGGTATCATGGTTCATTAAGGAAGGAACAGGGGAGTATTTGGGACTCTTGTTGGCCAAGAGGCCCGTATTAACCTGTGATTTTCAAGGTAATGACTTGAGGTGGAAGACTTGGCAGGCTGGCTTATAGGATTTCTTGGTTGCAGCCTGTTCAAACTTCTTAGTAGCAGCTTCATTTTCTTCTAAGTTGGTTTGAACAAAGAACCTTATCCACCAAGATGAGCTTCGCAACTTCGCCTTCACAAGAAACACAGATAAGCTTGTCAtgagttttaagttttttttctaaTCTCAAAGGGGGGCCGAGAATAGATTGCTGGCATGAAATTGGGAGCAACCAAAAACATAAGTGAATGTTCAACAAAGAGATGCACCTCTCTGAATACTGTTCCTAAGTCCTAACAAATCAAGCATCATTTTTGACTGAATCACTTGAGACTTTCATGATTTCACGAATGTAATTGGCAGGGCTATAAAGCTCCAAAAATATTCCTGCTAAGCTTCGGTGTAACCTCACCATCCAAATACTTAACATTTGCATGGCATATCTCTAGCACTGTTCCCCTTTTTTTATTCAGTGTAAGGCAACTAGGCCTGGGATGAGGGGATGGAGAGTTCGAAACTTCGAATCTTAATAGATTAGACTAATTGCCATACCCCTTGAGCTACTCCTAAGACTCTCTAACACTATACTAAACTTATCTTGCAGATCGGAGTACAAAAACATCCAACTAggctttttcacaaaaataagtAAATGGATATGGTTGTATTTAGAAGCCAATTGTAGGATGcaccctttaaaaaaaaaaaatgggaggGGTTAACACTTTAACAGTCTGCCGAACCAAGTCACTCGTATTTCATGCGCTTTAAAGCAAAATGAGGGAAGGAGATGAGACAACAGATCTTGAACAAAAATCAGTACTGTCAATAGCAGTAGGCTAGCAACAATATAAATATGGCACCAGTCAGAGTTTGTCAGATTCTAGTTAAAATCCTGAACAAGCATTGCTCCCAATAGAACTTTTTTtgaatctcttctctctttttttttatttttttactgtaAGAAATCTACTTCAAATGGATATGAGAAATGAGATACAAATCTACAAAACCATTTGGATCAGACTTGATACTCCTGGATTAATGACTACCATTCAACAAGTCAGCCAAAAAGTCAATAATGCATGTGACAAGTAGCATTGTAGAAATCCAGCAAAAGTTTATAGACTTACTGGACGTCCAAATTTGGATAGTTCTGCCCCTTTAGCTCTATGCTGACCAGGATAACCTATGCATGATGACAAaagaaattgcataaaaatattaactcATTGTTGCCATAACATGAGAATATCACcaattaaagaatattttgataacCATTGGTGGAATTCGTGTCCATTGGTGAAAAAgtagaagaaacaaaaatattatattatatgttataatattttgacaACCATTAGGGGAATATAGCATCCATTGGTTTCTGTTACAAAAATCACAAACCAAACTGTAAGTCGTTTTctgtattattttatatatttacttaaaaatatatattataccaaAAACTATGTCAATGACAAAATGTCTAGgcaattttctatatatattttttatataaattatacaaataattattattctaacttttcataaaaattaatataaaaaactataaaacCAAAACAAATCAACACAAACCTAATTACGAAGAGCAAAAAGtcgaaaagaataaaaaaataactaaactaattaaCTAAACAAAAACTAAGCAATACAAACCATAAAATAGTGAAACACATTCCTTCCTTCCTTTCATGCCACGTgaattttgatgtttggggtATGTAGAATAGTTATTACTAGCTCATGAACTCGGCTGTAtccacattaattaataaaatcattgcACAGtcttcccaaaaaaaaaatttgtttgaacCAAAAGAAACAGTAAATCTTTGATTTGGTTTTGTTTCACAACAATTTCTCCAAaccaaaatttattatttgatttctaAATTCTTCAAAACCAAACCGCGCACACCCCTAATGAGCAAAACCAAGATGacgatgctaagatggatgtgcagccatacaagaaagataaaattaaaaataaagttactCGAAATAAGGTTGAAGTAGCTCCTATTAAAGTTAAAATGTGAGAGGCGCAATACAGATGGTTTGCTTATTTGAGAAGAAGACCACTAGAGGTTCTCGTGAGGAGAGTTTATGGAATAGAACAAGTAGTTAGCAAAGAAGGTAGAAAAGAccaaaaaacttggtgggagacacTTAAGTTTGATATTAAGAATATGGGCCTTACAGttacagattttttttttttcttgctgcAATTACAGTTACAGAATATAAGGCAATGGATACACATGAACAGaaagctagaatttatgtagccaaccCGGCACAGTGcaataaaggcttggtatgttgtttttGGTtggtaggtttttttttttttttttttttttgaggggggggggggggtgttgagaATTTCATGATTACGCAAAATGCTCaagaatatatgaaatatagGGCTTTTGAAGGGATTTACCAGCAAAAACAACGAAACCATCAGCTGATACTCTTGCTAACTCTGGCAGAGTCTTGTTGAGGTACTTTGGTGACAGATAGTCTAATGCATCTGATACTATGACAAGAGAAAATGATTTTGCCCGGTACGGAAGAGGAAACTTGATATCAGCCACCCGCACAATGCCTCTGCGCACCAGACTCTTGCAGTTGTCATCAGCATCATCTAAATCATATGGTTCCACACCCCAGGCTTCGGTATCCTCTTCTTTCAGTAATTTAGAGACCATTGAACAGGTTTCAGGTCCTACATGCAGTACTTTGTGCATGCTGTCACCATAAGCTTTCTGCAGAATCGGCAATGCTTTCTGAGCTTCCAATGTGCATGAAACACCATCTGCATGTACACAAGTTGCCCCTTCAAATTGAGCACAATCATTGCTCAAACGAAAACGTTACAAATAATAAAGATTAGAAGAAAAAGAgtggagaaaaaaatagaaaaggaacCACTTTAACAGGCCCCTGCCAATAAAAGAGATTTACATGGGTCCATACCTGCAAGGGCATTAATCATAATCTTTTTGTCCTTCATCTCAAAAcccagaagaagaggaaaaaaaaccATCTCATGTTTCCACTTTGCGTGGATTTTGTACGCTTACATCTCTAGAGTGCATAATAGTTACCTATATCAACTCCTCCATTGACAAACAACctagggatgtaaatgggtccccATGGGAAACAAACATGTAAATGGGGTTAACCCATTCAAATCCCTACAAGCAACTAAGTCTTCCGGTAAAATAGGAATTATGGCGAGTGAATTTTGGCATTAAACCAATTTTCAATCATCAAGACAGACGTGATATAGAGGTGACAGCGTTGACaaccaaaatatacataaatggaCACACATATAGCCAGACAAATAACTTTAGTCAGGTGCTCAATTGGAAGGCATAATTGAGGACAAAGTCAAAGTCAAAGTAAAATCATAGAGCAAATAGGTCATAATACTGAAAAAACAGACAAGAAGTTTCAAAATGTAGGCACCTATGTCAAAATGTTTGCTGATGGTGAGACAGAAAATAAACTGTGGCAACTAATTcagaaaagtaaataaaattagaaaaataataactCATTACTTTTCTCAGAATTTCCTCTAAAAAGAATTATTGTTGGCAAAAGAAACTGTCACGAAGTCGGTAATTAGAGAGTAAGGACACAAATCCTCAAATATAGAACTTTCAACAGACAACATCCATCTTGTTATAGGGACACCATCAAAATGTCTGACAAATATGTCTTCCAACTCCTATCAATCTCTAAATGCCTCCAATAAGGGAGTATAAGTGATATCCAGTTTATGCATCCTCAAGATATAACTCacgttttctttttcctttttttataagTTTCTTGCATAATAATTTACTTATCAATCACATCCACAAATAGTGCAATAGGGCAAGAGCTCTGGTAAGAGTCCAGAGATATTTACCTTCAAGTTTACTTAAAGCCTCGATATCATTTCTAGATTGACCTGCCAGGCAAAAAGTCAAAGGTCTGAATGCACGACAGAGAAAACAAATTCCATCACTGAAGAAGAGTAAATTACTAGAAAATTCAGTATTGAAACTGAAAAGTTCCCCTGCTCTCAGGGTTTCTCATGAAAGCAAGAAGAAAACTAACATAAAGCAACCTAGGGCAAGATAGTAGCCAGATTGTTCTAGCTCATTTCTTCcgaataaaaattaatcagaTTGATAAAACATTTCCAGACCTGAACCACTGTACAGATACCCAATTATGAGAAATGCACcctgaaaattcaaaaagaaaaaaaagtaaaaataataatcagcACTTACACGGTTAAACTTAAGCCAACATAAGAAACAAAGTGCAAATGCCTGTGTTAAAATATAGACAACAATTGCCAAAGTTAAGCAACAGCCGCTTATACTTAGCACACAAACATATCCACTAACAGAAATTACAATTGTTAAAGTACAGACATGATAGTTTATTGATGGGATAAAGGAAAATGTAAGGGAGCGCCatctagaagaagaagcaagtgGAGGGGGAAAGAACAGATTACCACGACCACAAGTCCAATAGATAATAAAGGTGATGTCTGAGCTTTGGGATGCAATGAGCTCACAAATGGAATACTGCCACCATCTCCAAGACGTCGTGAGGGCCTTCTTGACATGGCTACTATTGTAGTAATGAGCCTGTAATACCCATCTGACATCAGCTTACAGAGAAAAGAGAATTTCAAGAGTTAACTGTGAATTAAAATAACAATCTTCCAGAGCTAGCCCAATGGAGTGGCAGTTGAATCTAAAAGAACCATAAACTTGAAGGTTCTGGACTCAAACCCACTACATGCACCTTGAACTTAATTGATATCAGTCGTTTTTGGATAATTGGCAGATGGGTCCAATATGGGACCTTTGGGAGGTTCAATGTCATAAAAACAAGTTATCAAAATCCTATTTAGAAGGAGAATAACAGAAATATCCTAAAATGGCAAGGAAAAAATAGTTTACTTTCTGTTtattttgaccaaaaaaaaCATCTTATACTGAAACTATTaatcatggaaaaaaaaattacattaaaaaataaacagatCAATGCATACccaggaaaagaaaaacaaggaaatacatgtgtgtgtgtgtgtgtgtgtgtgtgttctgacCTAatcatgtatatacatacacatgttGGCCAGCACAGATGGCTCAGTTGATATTTGATTCATTGATTCATGAGATAGCTATTAGATGCTACCTGTTAGGCATAGACTGTTCTGTTCTGGATTATTGCACTATTAAATTTTACTCCCTACCTGTACATCATGTTCATGCACATTTTCTACTACATTTCACCCATTTTCCCATCTGAACTATTGTGTTCAAGCTATAATGTGCATGtcttttttaaacataaaaccTTTTGCATTCATTTACCATGCTTAGCTTGTTTCCCCTACATCATAGCGTAGCCTACCTTCTCACTGTTGTTTATAAACTCATGTAGTTTTGTATATCTTCTTTTCAAATTCTGGTACTAGAGTGATTAATCCACCTTAGCAGATTGCAGCTGTTTTTTTCGTAGGCTGGATATATCTCTTCTATCTATGGTGTTGTGTACATTAGACATGCTCCTGGTTGAACATAACCATACTAGTTGATTATGTGGCCTTTAGGAGTTAGACTGGATTGTTGATTCTGATCAATTGATATACATATTTCACAATTCATATTCTGACTTTGGTTTTGCCCACTCAACTGTTTTGATGATGTATTTGACTTCCATTTGGTTTCTTTATTCATGAGGCATTTTTAGTATCTCAATGTGCACATAGTCTGATTTAGCTTCTGTCATCATTTGATTAGTATTTCTTAGAAATAATCAAAGACAATTTGTCTTAATTGATTGAAATGAGCAagaacaacatcctcttttaaggagaggattataaacaaaaaaggaaggaaataatctAAATATTGACAGGATCCTAAACTACATCCTTgacttactatatttacatattatttacataaaactcaGATCCTAGAATATTATAGGATCAAGGACAAATCTCCCTTGATTTTAGCAtatttccaacactccccctcaagctagcttgtagatgtcttccatagctagcttgccaataagtttatcaaattgcttcttgtgaagacccttagttagaacatcagcaatttgttcagttgttggaagatatggcatgcatattattccagcatcgagcttctccttgatgaaatgtttgtccacttttatatgttttgtacGATCATACAACACCGGATTATGAGAAATAGAGATGGCagccttgttgtcacaatagactttTATAGGTTTTGATCGAGGAAATTTCAACTCTTCAAGTATCCTTTTGATCCACATCCCCTCACAGATTCCATGAGCAACAGCTCTGAATTCTACTTCtgcactacttctagccaccacattttgttttttgcttcgccAGATGACAAGGTTTCCCCCAACAAACGAACAATAGCCTGAAGTAGATCTCCTATCATTAACACTTCATGTCCAATCTGCATCAGTGAAGATCTCAACTTGTAGGTGGCCATGTTTCTTGAATAGTAAGCCTCTTCCAGGAGTCCCTTTCAGATATCTTAGGATTCTGTAAACTGCTTCAAAATGCTCTAGCcctggtgagtgcataaattgactcaccacactcactgcaaaagcaatgtcgggtcgcgtatgagacaagtagattaatctacccacaagtctttgatattgTTCCTTGTCCTTTACTTCTTCAGGTTTGACAGCATAtagtttcacattaggctcAATGGGAGTTTCTGACACTTTGCAGCCAAGTAATCATGTTTCTCCAAGAAggtcaagaacatattttctctgattggcaaagatgccttctttggatcttgcaaactccattccaaggaagtatTTTAGGATTCCCAGGTCTTTGATTTGGAACTCATTTGCAAGTTTCTGCTTGAGGACTGCTAACTCTCTCTCATTATTAccagttaaaataatgtcatcaacataaacaatcaaaattgcaactttaccatcctttgagtgtttataaaatatagtgtgatctACCTGACTTTGAAGGAAGCCATAACTGGTAACTGCCTTTCCAAAGCGTTCGAACCATACTCTTGGAGACTGTTTGAGACCATACAGGGATTTCTTCAGTCTACATACTTTGTTACTCCCAAGTTTATTTTTGAATCCAGGAGGTAAACTCATAAAGACCTCATCTTCAAGATGACCATTAAGAAacgcatttttgacatcaagttgGTGTAGAGACCAATCTGAATTTACTGCAAGAGACAACAGGACTctgatagagtttatttttgccacaggagcaaaggtctcctgataatcaatcccataagtcTGGGTGAAGCCTTTAGCCACCAGTCTGGCTTTGTACCTGTCAACACTCCCGTCAACCTTACAttttattgtaaacacccatttacaccctactATTTTTTTGTCTCTGGGCAAGTTAACTATCTCCCAAGTACCACTTCTccttagagcattcatctcctctataactgctaatttccagtttagatcatccaaagcttcctgtatattccttggcacaaacaagtgtgaaatcCTAGATGTGAAAGCCTTATGAGTCTTAGATAATTTGTGGTAGGAGAGGTATTTAGCAATAGGATATTTAGTGTAACTTCTGACACATTTCCTAATTGCTATAGGAATATCAAGATCAGAAATAGTAAGTAAATGATTGGAAATAGCTGAAGAATCAATTTTGGAACTATTAGGTAAAGTAGAGGGAGGTGGACTAGAAGTTGAAGTGGGAGTTCTTGAACTTACAGTGCCATTTATCAGGTTTTCAGACTGGTTTTGTGCAGAATTGACATTCAAGTCTTTGTTCTTTTGATGAAATCTCTTCCTGATATAAACCTGAAGCTCAGAATTTAGATCATTATGATCAGTTTGTAGTAATTTTTCCCCTGCCCGAGAAACCCTTTTACTTGGCATCAAAGAACCAGAATCTCCTAGGTGACCATTATCAAAAACATGTAGTTCCTGAGTAGGACAAATTGCATTTGGAAGGGGAacaaaaacatcccaaaaattgttTTTAGCTTCATGGTTCTCCCCCAGAAGggaatttttggtaaaatagggtttgttttcaACAAATGAGACATCCATACTCACGTGAGTCTTTTTTGTGAGAGGATCATAACACTTGTAGCCTTTTTTATGAGAGGTATAacctaagaaaacacatttgacaGCCCTAGGATCAAGTTTTGAGCGAAATTGAGTAGGTATATGAACATATACAGtacatccaaaaactttgatGGGAAGGTCCGAATGTAATCTAGTGTTGGGAAAAATGTCTTTGAGGCACTCAAGGGGTGTTTGGTACTTTAATACTTTAGTAGGCATCCTATTTATCAAATAGGACGCCGTTAAAACAGCTTCGccccataaatattttggaatatacatagaaaacatgatggcaCGTGCTACTTTGAGTAAATGTTGATTTTTACATTCAGCaatgccattttgttgaggagtataccgacaaatagtttggtggtgaatacctttggttttcaaaaattcccCCAAGTGCTCATTGAAATACTCAGTGCCATTGTCAGAGTGTAAAATgccaattttggtttgaaattggttttcaatcatagcgtaaaagtttttgaataaagtttccacttcagattttttgtgcatcaaataaacccaacacaaacgGGTATGATCATCTATAAAGGTAACATACCATTTTTTTTCAGATAAagtagaaattttagatgggcctcaaacatcactatgaattatataaaaaggtttggatgcttggtagggttttggtaaatatgtagaacgatgattttttgccaagatgtaactttcacattgaaaagaagaacaatccattcctttaaataattcaagaaaTAAATGTTTCATATAGGTAAAACTAGGATGTcctagtctaagatgccatagcaTAATTGTGTCTTGAACATGAATTGAACTAGTACTACTAAAGccctgagcttttttattaccagAAAACTTttcatcaaagtagtaaagacATTCAATCATCCTACCACGCCCAATCATCGTCCCCAAGCTctggtcctgaaattcacaataggattcaaagaaaataacacGACAATTAGAGTCTTTGCAAAGTTTACTAACAGACAAAAGATTGCAGGCcaagttaggaacatgaagaataGAATGGAGATTAATTTTTTCGGTTAGTTGAATAAGACCTTTTCCTGcaatagatgaaaaacaaccatcagcaattttgattttttcatttccagaGCTAGGAGAAtaggtattaaataaataaggagaactagtcatatgatcgGAGACTCTGAAATCAATAACCCATGGAGAGGAATGTAGACAAGAAAGAGCTTTAGGTTTTCTACCTGTGTGTGCCAAGGAAACACTAAGAATACTAGATGAGGAACTGGATTGTAACAGCTTCAAGAGTTGATCaatttgctctttgttgaagggacaTGTGTTAACCTCATTCGCAGTAGGGACCCCACGATTACTACTCTTGTCTCCTTGCTTGTTGCTCTTCCAATTGGCAGGTTTGCCATGAATTTTCTAACAAGTCTCATGAGTATGGCGTGGcttgttgcaatggtcacaccagaCCCGAGGCCGCTCATTGCTTCTATGCTGGTAATGCGCAGCCTTGTAGGCAGTTGTATCAgtaaacaaggcagaattttcAATTGATTCACCAGCAGTTTTTTTGCCGAGCATGACACTCCTtcggctttcttctcttctaaccTCAGCAAATACTTCACCAATGGGAGGTAGGGGGGATCGGCCAATAATCCTCCCTCGGACCTCATCGAACTCAATATTGAGACCAGCAAGAAACTTGTAAATACGGCCATCTTCAACCATTTTCTTGTGGTGGTTGCAATCTTTAGTAAATTTCCACTCATAAGTGTTGAAGAGATCTTGATCTTGCCACAGTCTCTTCAAGGAATGGAAGTATTTAGTAACAGAATCGTCTCCTTGCCGAATCTCTCCCAGCTTCAGAGTTAACTCAAAAACCTGAGATTGGTTACCTAGGTCAGAGTATATCTGATTTACATTATCCCACAACTCCTTTGCAGTAGGATAAcacatataattggaactgaTATCTTCATCCATGGAATTAACCAACCATGTCATAACCATAgagttttcagcatcccaaaCAGAGTGTGCTAGGTCATCCACTGCAGGTTCCTTCTTGTCGCCAGTAATGTAGCCAATTTTTCCTTGCCCGCAGATATACATTCAAACAGATTGAGACCAGCgaagaaaattatcaccatttaaacgaATGGTGGTGATTTGGACAGAATGGGTACTTGAATGGTTTGGCTGGGTTGCTGGATATTTTGTTTGGATAGCAGTGGCAGGATTTAAGGATGTTTCAGAAGTGACTTCCGACATAACTTACACGTTGGAAGAGgaaaaaaacaagaaggaaaggaaGCAAGTAAGGTTACCAAGATCTGGGAGATGGCTGCAAAATTGGTTGCTGTCAATGTAAGGTGCCAGCAAGTAGAAGGCGGTCACGATTCTCTGCATAAGCGGTTGCAACAGTAATGTTGTGAAAAACTGTGGCCGTCGCGTTGT
This window of the Diospyros lotus cultivar Yz01 chromosome 5, ASM1463336v1, whole genome shotgun sequence genome carries:
- the LOC127802018 gene encoding probable pectin methylesterase CGR3 isoform X2, which gives rise to MSRRPSRRLGDGGSIPFVSSLHPKAQTSPLLSIGLVVVGAFLIIGYLYSGSGQSRNDIEALSKLEDGVSCTLEAQKALPILQKAYGDSMHKVLHVGPETCSMVSKLLKEEDTEAWGVEPYDLDDADDNCKSLVRRGIVRVADIKFPLPYRAKSFSLVIVSDALDYLSPKYLNKTLPELARVSADGFVVFAGYPGQHRAKGAELSKFGRPAKLRSSSWWIRFFVQTNLEENEAATKKFEQAATKKSYKPACQVFHLKSLP
- the LOC127802018 gene encoding probable pectin methylesterase CGR3 isoform X1, which translates into the protein MALLITTIVAMSRRPSRRLGDGGSIPFVSSLHPKAQTSPLLSIGLVVVGAFLIIGYLYSGSGQSRNDIEALSKLEDGVSCTLEAQKALPILQKAYGDSMHKVLHVGPETCSMVSKLLKEEDTEAWGVEPYDLDDADDNCKSLVRRGIVRVADIKFPLPYRAKSFSLVIVSDALDYLSPKYLNKTLPELARVSADGFVVFAGYPGQHRAKGAELSKFGRPAKLRSSSWWIRFFVQTNLEENEAATKKFEQAATKKSYKPACQVFHLKSLP